From the Gasterosteus aculeatus chromosome 13, fGasAcu3.hap1.1, whole genome shotgun sequence genome, one window contains:
- the kctd9a gene encoding BTB/POZ domain-containing protein KCTD9a has translation MRRVTLFVNGTSKNGKVVAVYGTLPDLLSVASSKLGIRAASVYNGKGGLIDDIALIRDDDVLYVSEGDQFVDPQNEPAVASDQHGSQTDWLTLNIGGRPFTTTRSTLVSKEPESMLAHMFRERDVWGNTQDEHGAYLIDRSPEYFEPILNYLRHGQLIINEGINIRGVLEEARFFGIEQLAEQLEVAIKNTQPPEDHSPISRKEFVRFLLATPTKSELRCQGLNFSGADLSRLDLRYINFKMANLSRCNLTHANLCCSNLERADLSGASLDGANLQGVKMLCSNAEGASLKGCNFEDPSGLKANLEGANLKGVDMEGSQMTGINLRVATLKNAKLKNCNLRGATLAGTDLENCDLSGCDLQEANLRGSNVKGAIFEEMLTPLHMSQSVR, from the exons ATGAGAAGAGTTACCCTGTTTGTTAACGGGACATCTAAAAATGGCAAG GTTGTAGCAGTGTACGGGACCTTGCCTGACTTACTGTCCGTAGCAAGCAGCAAGTTGGGAATCCGAGCTGCTTCTGTGTACAATGGCAAGGGGGGTCTCATAGATGACATTGCACTCATACG AGATGACGACGTTCTGTACGTGTCAGAAGGCGATCAATTTGTTG ATCCTCAAAATGAACCTGCGGTTGCTTCTGATCAGCACGGATCACAGACCGACTGGCTGACCCTTAATATTGGTGGCCGTCCCTTTACCACCACCAG GAGCACCTTGGTCAGCAAGGAGCCAGAGAGTATGCTCGCCCACATGTTCCGAGAGAGAG ATGTGTGGGGCAACACTCAGGACGAGCACGGGGCCTACCTCATCGACCGCAGCCCTGAATACTTTGAGCCTATCCTCAACTACTTGAGACACGGTCAGCTCATTATCAATGAAGGCATAAATATACGAG GTGTTCTTGAGGAGGCTCGCTTCTTTGGAATCGAGCAGCTTGCTGAACAGCTGGAAGTCGCCATCAAG AACACACAGCCACCAGAGGACCACTCTCCCATTTCCCGCAAGGAGTTTGTCCGTTTTCTTCTGGCAACCCCCACAAAGTCGGAGCTTCGCTGTCAG GGTCTTAATTTCAGCGGTGCAGATCTGTCCCGACTTGATTTGCGCTACATCAATTTCAAGATGGCTAATCTCAGCCGCTGCAACCTGACACACGCAAACCTGTGCTGTTCCAACCTGGAACGGGCTGATCTTTCTGGAGCGAGCTTGGAC GGGGCTAACCTACAGGGGGTGAAGATGCTCTGTTCTAATGCCGAGGGAGCTTCTCTCAAAGGATGCAATTTTGAAGATCCATCCGGCCTGAAGGCCAACCTGGAAG GTGCTAACCTGAAAGGAGTCGACATGGAAGGGAGCCAAATGACCGGCATCAACCTGCGGGTGGCCACTCTGAAAAATGCAAAGCTGAAGAACTGCAACCTGCGGGGAGCCACTTTAGCAGGGACTGATCTGGAG AACTGTGACCTGTCCGGCTGCGATTTACAAGAAGCCAACCTGAGAGGTTCCAATGTGAAAGGAGCCATTTTTGAAGAGATGCTGACCCCTCTGCACATGTCACAGAGTGTCAGATaa
- the ankrd39 gene encoding ankyrin repeat domain-containing protein 39 isoform X2: MASDRHNCSCCSHPVSSPSVYQTLTEMDFERGIWSAAMNGDLDRVQFLVQKGTDPNLRDSTGYTALTSGGATPLHRSAYCGHLDVVRLLLHHRADPKICDDDGASPLHKAAEQGHEEVCELLLEHCPALCSQVNKRLQLPFQLAPQQDLQELLKPDRHTASGP, encoded by the exons ATGGCGTCAGATAGACACAACTGTTCGTGTTGCTCCCATCCAGTCTCCTCTCCCAGTGTTTACCAGACGTTGACTGAAATGGATTTTGAACGAG GTATCTGGTCCGCTGCAATGAATGGGGACTTGGATAGGGTCCAGTTCTTGGTCCAAAAAGGCACTGACCCTAACCTACGAGACTCCACCGGATACACAGCTCTG ACCTCAGGCGGTGCCACACCACTCCATCGATCGGCTTACTGCGGCCATCTCGATGTGGTCAGACTCCTGCTGCACCACAGGGCGGATCCAAAGATCTGTGATGACGATGGTGCATCCCCTTTACATAAG GCTGCAGAGCAGGGTCACGAAGAGGTATGTGAGCTGCTTCTGGAGCACTGTCCAGCGCTCTGCAGCCAGGTGAACAAGAGGCTCCAGCTTCCCTTCCAGCTGGCACCACAGCAAGATCTGCAGGAGCTGTTAAAACCTGACAGACACACTGCTTCTGGGCCATGA
- the LOC120831022 gene encoding LOW QUALITY PROTEIN: progonadoliberin-1 (The sequence of the model RefSeq protein was modified relative to this genomic sequence to represent the inferred CDS: deleted 1 base in 1 codon) encodes MLQTYLHNYGLKGREVPSAYIDPEKRCAAQFTKTRQKRANPRTRASTNHRRMASPNLALCLLLVWAVLPPSCCQHWSYGLNPGGKRDVDGLADAAAGDVKLVEVFRHVDTPCGVWGCAEESPIANIYRSKGFRGSVTNRESGHITY; translated from the exons ATGCTGCAGACCTACTTGCACAA TTACGGGCTAAAAGGAAGGGAGGTGCCATCGGCTTATATAGACCCTGAGAAACGGTGTGCGGCACAATTTACAAAG ACGAGGCAGAAGAGAGCAAATCCCAGGACCCGAGCGAGCACCAACCACAGAAG AATGGCTTCACCAAACCTGGCGTTGTGTCTGCTGCTGGTGTGGGCGGTACTGCCGCCCAGCTGCTGTCAGCACTGGTCCTATGGACTGAACCCGGGGGGGAAGAGGGATGTGGACGGTCTTGCAGACGCTGCCGCGGGCGATGTGAAG CTGGTTGAGGTGTTTCGGCACGTGGACACACCCTGCGGTGTTTGGGGGTGTGCAGAAGAATCGCCTATTGCCAATATCTACAGATCCAAAGGATTTCGT GGCAGTGTCACCAACAGAGAGAGTGGACACATAACCTACTGA
- the ankrd39 gene encoding ankyrin repeat domain-containing protein 39 isoform X1 — MASDRHNCSCCSHPVSSPSVYQTLTEMDFERGIWSAAMNGDLDRVQFLVQKGTDPNLRDSTGYTALHYASRSGRHSVCRFLLETGACASPQTSGGATPLHRSAYCGHLDVVRLLLHHRADPKICDDDGASPLHKAAEQGHEEVCELLLEHCPALCSQVNKRLQLPFQLAPQQDLQELLKPDRHTASGP; from the exons ATGGCGTCAGATAGACACAACTGTTCGTGTTGCTCCCATCCAGTCTCCTCTCCCAGTGTTTACCAGACGTTGACTGAAATGGATTTTGAACGAG GTATCTGGTCCGCTGCAATGAATGGGGACTTGGATAGGGTCCAGTTCTTGGTCCAAAAAGGCACTGACCCTAACCTACGAGACTCCACCGGATACACAGCTCTG CACTATGCAAGTCGCAGCGGTCGTCACTCCGTATGCAGGTTTCTTCTTGAGACTGGTGCTTGTGCGTCCCCCCAGACCTCAGGCGGTGCCACACCACTCCATCGATCGGCTTACTGCGGCCATCTCGATGTGGTCAGACTCCTGCTGCACCACAGGGCGGATCCAAAGATCTGTGATGACGATGGTGCATCCCCTTTACATAAG GCTGCAGAGCAGGGTCACGAAGAGGTATGTGAGCTGCTTCTGGAGCACTGTCCAGCGCTCTGCAGCCAGGTGAACAAGAGGCTCCAGCTTCCCTTCCAGCTGGCACCACAGCAAGATCTGCAGGAGCTGTTAAAACCTGACAGACACACTGCTTCTGGGCCATGA